The genomic window GCGTCGTCGAATCGGCCGCTCTCGTACTCGAGGGCGGACAGCATGGCCGCGACGACGCAGCTCTCCACCCGCTCCACGGCCCCGGCGAGGAATGCCAGGGCCTCCTCCTGCCGGCCCGTGATCTGGAGCATGTGCGACCTGGAGAAGATCGCGGGCACGTACCCGGGGCAGAGCCCCAGCGCCCGGTCCGCCGCGGCGAGCGCCTCGCCGTATCGATCTTCCATCTCCAGCAGGCTGCACCGCTCGATCAGGAGCCATGGCCTCTCCGGGGTCAGTCGTTCCGCCCGCTCCAGGTGGGCCTCGGCGGAATCGAAGTCGCGGAGAGAGCCCAGCGTGAAGCCGTGCAGGGCGAGCCAGTCGGCCCGGACGTCCTCGGCGGCGTGGTCCAGGGGGCCGACACGCCGGAGGAACTCCCAGGTCGGCAGCGGCCCGCGGCTGGTGAGCAGCCGCCTCGCCATGTAATAGCAGGCCTCGGGGTGGCCCGGATCGTCGCGGTACGCGCGCAGGTGCAGCAGCGTGCCGAGTCGGGAGCCGCCGAGGTGATGGGCCAGCCGCCCCCCCAGGAGTCGGGCCTCGGTGCCTCCCCAGACCTCGATCGGCCCGATGGCCCTCGCGGCCTCGTATGCCTTCAGGAACTGACCGGCCCGATAGTGTGCTCGGACCGCGGTCAGCTCCGTCTCGTCGACCGCGAGCTTGCCCTTCCTCTCGCCCGTCGCAACCATCGTCGCCTCTTCCGAGATGCCGTGCGGGCCGGCCCGCGGGGACCGTGCCCCTGCGACGGCCGCATGAATCCGCCAATCCTCGGACACGTAATTGTAAAGGTTGGTTCCCGTCCGCGTGGAAGCTTCCGGCTCGCAAGCGGGGTGGGGCCTTGCCCCGGACGGCCGCTCCGCCTCTATTGAAACGTGCGAACGCCGGCCTCGACGCCCCCGACCCATCCCGCCGAAAGGAGCCGCCCATGCAACGCCGAGGACTTCCCGGCGCAACCCCGGCCGTGACAACCTGGCTTCTCGGGATGACGCTGCTCATCGGCCTCGCGGCGAGGGTCTCGGCGGATGAGCCGTGGCTCGGCCCGTACTCCGGGCCGAGCCGAGATGACGTCGACGCCTCCACGCTGGACGGCAAGGTCCTCTGCGGATACCAGGGGTGGTTCAACACCCCGGGTGACGGATGGGGATCCGGATTCGTCCATTGGGGGCGCGGCCTCGAGAGCCCCGATCGGCGCCACTTCACCGTGGACCTGTGGCCGGACGTGTCCGAGTATGCCCCGGAAGACCTGTGCGACATCCCGGGGCTGAAGATGCCCGACGGGTCGCCGGCCCGCCTCTACAGTGCCTTCCGCAAGGGGCCGGTCCTGACCCACTTCCGGTGGATGCGCGAGTACGGCATCGACGGCGTGTTCCTGAGCCGATTCGCGGGCGAGGCGGCCGACAAGAACCGCGCGCGGCATGTCAACCAGGTGCTCGCCAATGTCCGCGAAGGATGCCACCGCGAGGGGCGGGTGTGGGCCATGATGCTGGACCTCTCGGTCGGCCGGGGGCTCCCCACGAAGGCCGTCATGGACGACTGGAAGTTCCTCTGCGATCAGGTCAGGGTCCGCGAGGATAGTCGCTACCTGCGACACCAGGGTAAGCCCGTCGTCCTGCTGTGGGGACTCGGATTCCAGGACCGGCCGTGGACGCCGGAGCAGGGCGAAGAGCTCGTCCGCTTCTTCAAGGAGGATACGAAATATGGCGGCGTCTACCTGATCGGCGGGATCGATCCCCATTGGAGGACGCTCAAGGGGGCCTCGCGCCGGGACCCGGCGTGGTCGGCCATCTATCGGTCCTTCGACGCGATCAGCCCCTGGGACGCGGGCCGGTATCGGGATGACGCTTCCATGGACCGGCTTCGGAAGGACGTCTGGGAGGGGGATATCGCCGAACTGAAGCCGCTGGGCAAGGGCTACATGCCGACGGCCTTCCCGGGATTCTCCTGGGACAACCTGATGCGGAAGAAGCGCGGCACGACGCGGATCCCGCGACGCGAGGGCGAGTTCTTCTGGCGGCAGTTCGCCATCTTCCGAGACCTGGGCGTCCGGACCGTCTTCGTCGGCATGTTCGACGAGGTGGACGAGGGGACCGCGATCTACAAGGTCACGAACAGTCCGCCCGTCGGCCCCTACTTCCTCACCTACGAAGGCATGCCGCCGGACTGGTACCTGCGGCTCACCGGGGCGGCCACGCGGATGATCCGCGGCGAGATCGCGGCCTCGCCGAAGATCCCGGCGGACCTTCGTTCGACGCTCCCCTGAGTTCCCCACGCCGTCCTATTGGAGCGAGGAAGACAGATGACCGCCGCCGGTTGTCGCCCGCATACGTCGATCGCGTCTCGCATGGCCCTGCTCGGGATGCTCGCGTGGGGCACGCTCGCCGGCCCCCTCCGGGCCGACGACTGGCAGGCGATGGAGAGCCGGCTCGTCGCGGTCGTCCGCGCCCGGTTCTACGACAAGAGACGGGCCGATGATTGGGCCCAATCGAACGCACATTTCTCCCGCGACGTGCGCGACGCGGCCGGCTATGACGAAGCCGCCCGCGCGGCCGTCGGCCGCCTGCGGACTTCGCATACCGCGTATTACACGGCGGATGAGCCGAGGTACCACGGGCTGAGGTCGATCTTCCGGGGCCCGATGGGTCTTTCGCCCAGGGACGTCGAGGTCGATTCGATCGGCGTCGACCTGGCTGCCGGAGGCTTCATTCGAGTCATCTTCGCCGGATCGCCGGCCTCCCGTGCGGGGCTGAAGCGAGGAGACCGGATCGTGCTGGCCGACGGCAAGCCCTTCGAGCCGATCGCGTCCCTTCGCGGGCGGGCGAGGAGCCCGGTCAAGCTCTCGGTGCAGGGGCGTCCCGGGGGGCCGCTCCGGGAGGTGACCCTCATGCCCCGGAAGATTGACCCCAAGCGGGAATGGCTCGAAGATCAGGAGAAGGGCGCGCGGATTGCCGAGCGGGGCGGCAAGAAGGTGGCCGTCATGCGCCTCTTTTCGGCGGCGGGGGAGGAGCACGAGGCGGTCCTCCGCAACGCGATCGCGGGCGACTTCGCAGCCGCCGACGCCCTGGTCCTGGACCTTCGCGACGGCTGGGGAGGCGCCTCGCCCTCCTTCGTCAACCTCTTCAACCGTACCCCGCCGGTCGTCGAGATGACGGAGAGGGGCGGGAGCAAGGCGATTCACGATACGCAGTGGCGAAAGCCGCTCGTCCTCCTCGTTAATGAGGGGGCCAAGAGCGGCAAGGAGATCGTCGCCTACGCGGTCAAGAAGCACAAACTGGGCACGCTCGTCGGCATGAGGACGGGAGGCGCCGTGCTGGCGGGCACACCGATCCCGCTCGGGAATCGGGCCCTCCTTTATCTCGCCGTCGCCGACGTTCGCGTGGACGGCGAGAGGTTGGAGGGTTTTGGCGTGTCCCCCGACGTCGTCGTCACGGAAGATCTGTCGTACGCGGACGGCAGAGACGACCAACTCGATCGGGCCATCGACGTGGCCGCGAAGCCCTGAGCCGGGACGATCCTCGGCGAGGAACGCAGGTGGTCTCCAAAGAGCAGATTAAAACTCGCAAACTCCCCGGCTCCCCCTCCTTCGCATGACGAGGTTTCGCTTACGATGTCTGTCTCAGTTTCCCTGGATCCGTCGAGATTAACCAGGCGGAGAGTCGCATGCATCGGAGTGAGACCCATCTCCGGCTCCGCCCGATCGCCGAGAGCCTGGAATCCCGGTCGTTGATGGCCATGGTCTTCCTCCTGAATGGGAACGGCTACGCACAGGCGAGCCCTTCCATACAGACTCGGGTCGCGGCCGCCGACCTGGCCCGGCGAGGGCACACCCCGATCCAGGTTTCCTACGCGAGCATGACCGGCCTCGGTCCTTACCTGGCCCTGGCCAATTCCCTCGTGCGGGCAAGCCAGGGGCAGCCGATCGGCCTGATCGGATTCAGCGCGGGGGGGACCCTGGCCCTCAGATTGGCGAGTTATCCCGGGTTGCGTGTTTCGAGCGTGCTCAACTTCTACGGTCCGCCCGACCTCGCCGGCTGGCTGTCGTATCACGGCAGGGACATGTATGCCCGCCGGATCTCGCAGAACATCGACGGCAGCCGTGCGTTCATCGACGCCATGAGCGGCCCCGGCGACTCATCCGCCCATCTGGTCAGCGTCTTCGGGGAGCGAGACCGGAACGTGGACGCGGTTTCCAGCGCGTCGAGCTTCCGCCAGGATTTCCGATCGGGCGTGGTCTACACCTACGCCGGGAACCATGGGGTGACGATCCGGGCGCAACCAACGGCCTATCAGGACTTCCTGAGTCACCTTCCGCCCGTGACGCCCGCCGCGTCTTCATCCCCATGGATGAGTCGGTTCCGCCTCAACCGAGATCGAGTCGTCAGGCCATCGCTCCCGGCCGCGGACCGCGGCGGACAGATCTGGGTCCTGCCCGGCAAGCCTGCATAGGTGAACCACGCACCTGCGAGGACGTGGCCAAGAGGCCCCACCGCTCGATGCGCTGCATGGGATTCGCGGCCGACCGCCGATGGCGAGACGGTGGGACCGATGCGGAATCACCTCAGCGGCTCGAGCTCGGGCGGCCCATCGTCTCGCATCGCCTGCGCGATGGTACGGAGACGTCCGCGGAGGGCCTCGAGAGGCTCCGGCAAGGAACCGGTCGGGATCGCATCGAGGATCCGCAGCGCCTGGGCGGGGCGGGATTCGGACTGGATAAGCAGCTGGGCGAGCTTGAGCTGGATCCGCGGGGAAGGGGCCTCGACGCCGTTCACGTAGTCTTCCATGACCTGGACGGCATTCTCGCGATCCCCGGCGGCCAGGATGGCCTTGATGAGGTCCATCCAATCCCGCGGGGGCGGGCTCCATGGACCGAGGCGCTCCCGCGCCTGGCGATAGACGCCGACCGCCGCCTCGACCTCGTCGAGGTCCATGTGGCCGCGAAGCGCGCGGAGGGCGGCGGACGACTCGTCCTCGTGGGACCCAGAGCGACCGGGGTTTGCGTCGCCACGCTTCATGACCTGCCCTCGCCGGACGTCACCAGTAACGCCATTCGCCGGTGCTCAGCACGTGGATCCCCAGCGCGAGGTTGGCGACCAGGTGGCTGACGAAGCAGGCGAAGAGCGACCTAGTCCGCCAGAGCAATCCCGCCCACAGGAGGCCCGTCAGGATCGCGGGGAGCCACTCGGGATGGGCGAGCGCGAAGGCGGCCGACGTGATCCCGGCCGCGGCCGGCGTGACCCGTCCGACCGGGACCTCCAGGAAGTTCGGGTTGATGATCCAGCGCATCAGGAACGACCGCCAGAAGAGTTCCTCGATCAGGGGCACCAGGAGGACCAGGCCGAAGAGCCGGACGGCGATGAAGGCTTGCCGCCCGCCGGATGGGATCGCCGTGGGGTCGAAGCCCGTCCGCTTGCCGAGGAAGGACAGCGGAGGATAGAGGCCGTCGAGCCGGACCCAGAGGACGTACACGATGAGGCCGACGACGACCGCCAGCGTCACGGCGCCAATGCGGGGAAGGGGGCGGAGGTCCGACCAGGCCGCCCGGAAGTAGATCGCGACCATCGACACGATCGCCACCTTCGCCGCGTAGGCCAGCGGGTACCACCCCTCCGGCAGGTACGCCTCCAGGCTCGTGAGGGCGAGGAACGCAAACATCGGGGCGACATACGGCAGCAGGTCGCCGACGCCGGGCTCCGCGGGGTTCGCGGCCCGGCCGGGCCGCGGCTGAGGCGCCCCGGGCTCGTCCTTCGCGGGGGTCTGAAGATTCATCCGATCATCTCGCGGGAGGAATGCGACTCGATCGACGGGACGGAAACCGAATCCCGTCAGTAATCCCGGCGCAGGAGCGTCCAGAGCGACGGGTCGTCGAGACGGCGGACGACCAGGTCCGCGGAGTACAGGCCCTCGACGGGGCTGTGCTCGTGGGGGACGGCGACCACGAACGTGCCCGCGTCGCGGGCCGATGCGACGCCGGCGGGGCTGTCCTCCAGCACCATCACCGACGCCGGGGGGACGCCGAAGCGTCGGACGGCCTTGGCGTAGATTTCCGGATCCGGCTTCCCCTTCGTCACGTCCTCGGCGGCCAGGATGAAGCGGAAGCGGTCCGCGAGGTGGTGCCCCTCCAGGAGCCTGTCGGCATACGCCCGCCCGGAGGACGTCGCCACGGCCAGCGGCAGCCCCTCCCGGCGGAGCCGGTCCAGCAGCGCGATCAGGCCGGGGGTCGGGTGGACGGCGGTATCGACCTCGTCATTGAATCGGCGGCGGACCTCGGTCAGGAGGTCCTCGGCCGGTTCCTCCAGGCCGCTCATGTCCCGGAGCACGTGGCCGACGTCGGCCGCGCGACGGCCGATCATCGCCCCCATGATCTCCGGCGTGAACGACTTGCCGCGTGCGGCCAGCATCTCGGAGGAGACGCGGAAGAACAGGGCCTCGGTGTCGAACATCAGGCCGTCCAGATCGAAGACGACGGCTTGGATCGGCTCGGGGTCGTTCATGGCTCGGTCGTGACCTCGGTGACGCGTGGAGACGTCCTTGGGCATGGCGATCCGCGGGGGATGACGGGCCGGCGTGGGCGCCTTCACGGCTTGGATCCCACACGCCCGCCGGGCCGGGAGATCGCGAGGCCGGGCCCCGCGCTCTCGCGGGCGGGCCCGCGGGCGCGGCGGCCCCGTACGCTCTCCGGGAAGAGGAGTTCCTGGCGGACGTTGCCGTCGTCGTCGAGCGGGATCGGCCGGAAATCCGTCTCGAATTCGAGCTCCGGATGGGCCTCGACGTCCGGCGCCAAGGGCCGGGTGACCCAGAGGGTCGTCAGCTCCAGCGTGTTCGGGATCATGACGAGACGGCCTTCCTCGCGGCTGGAACGCCAGCACGTATCCAGGCACGCCCCCAGCACGTCGCCGTCGGTCGGCAGCGAGAGCGGCACCCTGGCCCTGGTGAGGAAGTTCGTGGTCATGCTGTTCACCCTCATCGGCACGGGGTCGATCGAGCGGACCAGGCGGTCGGTCGTCAGGTCGGCCAGGCCGATGCCGAGCGCGTTGCCGAGCGTCTCCTCGGACAGGTCCAGCACGGCCAGCCGCGTGATCACGGGGCGGGGCAGGTCGGGCATCGTCTCCACGCGCTGGCGGCCGATGACGTTCGGGTCCAGGCCCGTCCCGCTGTAGTTCTTGCCGAGCTCGCCGACCACCAGGACGTCCATCTGGTCGAACGGCAGCCGGCCCATGAGCTCG from Aquisphaera giovannonii includes these protein-coding regions:
- a CDS encoding alpha/beta hydrolase family protein — its product is MHRSETHLRLRPIAESLESRSLMAMVFLLNGNGYAQASPSIQTRVAAADLARRGHTPIQVSYASMTGLGPYLALANSLVRASQGQPIGLIGFSAGGTLALRLASYPGLRVSSVLNFYGPPDLAGWLSYHGRDMYARRISQNIDGSRAFIDAMSGPGDSSAHLVSVFGERDRNVDAVSSASSFRQDFRSGVVYTYAGNHGVTIRAQPTAYQDFLSHLPPVTPAASSSPWMSRFRLNRDRVVRPSLPAADRGGQIWVLPGKPA
- a CDS encoding glycoside hydrolase family 71/99-like protein → MQRRGLPGATPAVTTWLLGMTLLIGLAARVSADEPWLGPYSGPSRDDVDASTLDGKVLCGYQGWFNTPGDGWGSGFVHWGRGLESPDRRHFTVDLWPDVSEYAPEDLCDIPGLKMPDGSPARLYSAFRKGPVLTHFRWMREYGIDGVFLSRFAGEAADKNRARHVNQVLANVREGCHREGRVWAMMLDLSVGRGLPTKAVMDDWKFLCDQVRVREDSRYLRHQGKPVVLLWGLGFQDRPWTPEQGEELVRFFKEDTKYGGVYLIGGIDPHWRTLKGASRRDPAWSAIYRSFDAISPWDAGRYRDDASMDRLRKDVWEGDIAELKPLGKGYMPTAFPGFSWDNLMRKKRGTTRIPRREGEFFWRQFAIFRDLGVRTVFVGMFDEVDEGTAIYKVTNSPPVGPYFLTYEGMPPDWYLRLTGAATRMIRGEIAASPKIPADLRSTLP
- a CDS encoding CAAX prenyl protease-related protein, with the protein product MNLQTPAKDEPGAPQPRPGRAANPAEPGVGDLLPYVAPMFAFLALTSLEAYLPEGWYPLAYAAKVAIVSMVAIYFRAAWSDLRPLPRIGAVTLAVVVGLIVYVLWVRLDGLYPPLSFLGKRTGFDPTAIPSGGRQAFIAVRLFGLVLLVPLIEELFWRSFLMRWIINPNFLEVPVGRVTPAAAGITSAAFALAHPEWLPAILTGLLWAGLLWRTRSLFACFVSHLVANLALGIHVLSTGEWRYW
- a CDS encoding S41 family peptidase — its product is MTAAGCRPHTSIASRMALLGMLAWGTLAGPLRADDWQAMESRLVAVVRARFYDKRRADDWAQSNAHFSRDVRDAAGYDEAARAAVGRLRTSHTAYYTADEPRYHGLRSIFRGPMGLSPRDVEVDSIGVDLAAGGFIRVIFAGSPASRAGLKRGDRIVLADGKPFEPIASLRGRARSPVKLSVQGRPGGPLREVTLMPRKIDPKREWLEDQEKGARIAERGGKKVAVMRLFSAAGEEHEAVLRNAIAGDFAAADALVLDLRDGWGGASPSFVNLFNRTPPVVEMTERGGSKAIHDTQWRKPLVLLVNEGAKSGKEIVAYAVKKHKLGTLVGMRTGGAVLAGTPIPLGNRALLYLAVADVRVDGERLEGFGVSPDVVVTEDLSYADGRDDQLDRAIDVAAKP
- a CDS encoding HAD family hydrolase, with the translated sequence MNDPEPIQAVVFDLDGLMFDTEALFFRVSSEMLAARGKSFTPEIMGAMIGRRAADVGHVLRDMSGLEEPAEDLLTEVRRRFNDEVDTAVHPTPGLIALLDRLRREGLPLAVATSSGRAYADRLLEGHHLADRFRFILAAEDVTKGKPDPEIYAKAVRRFGVPPASVMVLEDSPAGVASARDAGTFVVAVPHEHSPVEGLYSADLVVRRLDDPSLWTLLRRDY